AACTTGAGGTATTCCTGACGGCCGTTCTGGTAGGCCGCGCGGGCCTGGATGGCAATCAGTCGCTGCTGTTCAGTGCGCGCGCTCTGGAGTTTTTTTTTCTCCGCATCGAGCCGCTGTAGCTCGGATTCACTCTTCTGCAATTCTTTCTGCAGGGCGTCGACCTGTTTCTGCAGCTTGCCCATCTCGGTTTCAGTGCCCTTGAGCTCTTTCTGCACGCCGGATTTTTCTTCCTGGAGCTTGCCCAGCAGCTTTTTCAGCTCGGCAATATCCTGACGCGTGGCATCCAACTGTTGTTGGGTTTGCGCGCGCTCGTCAGCGAAGGCCGGTTGGAGCAGGCAGGTCAGAGCGAGGGCAATCAGGACGCGAAGCATAGGGGCGGGCGGCACCAGGGTAAGGGACGGCCTAGTATGCCCGCCCGACGCTGCAAAAAAAACGCCCAATTGGGGCTGTGTGATAACTGGAGCGCCAGACAGGCGTAATTCCATTTCGAAAACCCCATAAACCACTGTGGGAGCTGGCTTGCCAGCGATGGCGTCTGCACATTCAACATAGATGTTGGCTGTCAGATTGCTATCGCTGGCAAGCCAGCTCCCACAGGGTTTTGCGGTGTTTTGGCGATTCGGGTCAGACCAGAATGGAAGTACCGGTCATTTCCGCCGGTTTTTCCAGTCCCAGCAGCTTCAGCATGGTCGGTGCCACGTCAGCCAGCACGCCACCTTCACGTACTTTCAGGTCGCGCTTGCCGACGTAAATGAACGGCACTGGCTCAGTGGTGTGCGCGGTGTGCGCCTGCCCGGTGGATTCGTCAGCCATTTGCTCGACGTTGCCGTGGTCAGCGGTGATCAGTGCCTCGCCACCGACCTGCTCCAGCGCTTCAACGATGCGGCCAACGCAGGTGTCGAGGCATTCAACAGCCTTCACTGCCGCGTCGAACACACCGCTGTGGCCGACCATGTCGCCGTTGGCGTAGTTGACCACGATCACGTCGTAACGCTGGTTTTCGATGGCGTCGACGATGCGGTCGGTGACTTGCGGCGCGCTCATTTCCGGCTGCAAGTCGTAAGTGGCGACTTTCGGCGACGGGATCAGGATGCGCTCTTCGCCCGGGAACGGTTCTTCACGACCGCCGGAGAAGAAGAAGGTCACATGGGCGTATTTCTCGGTTTCAGCGATGCGTAGCTGGGTCTTGCCGTTTTTCGCCAGGTAGTCGCCCAACACGTTTTCCAGGCTGCCGGCGGCGAAGGCGCAAGGCGCGGGAATGCTCGCCGCGTATTGGGTCAGCATGACGAAACCGGCAAGTGCAGGCTGGCGTGCGCGTTCGAAGTCGTTGAAATCGTCTTCGACGAATACCCGGGTCAGCTCGCGTGCGCGGTCGGCGCGGAAATTCATGAACACCACGGCATCGCCGTCTTCGACTTTCACCGGCTCGCCGATGGTGGTGGCTTTGACGAATTCATCGCTCTCGCCGCGAGCGTAAGCGGCTTCCAGGCCTTCCTGAGCAGTGGCGGCGTTGAATTGGCTGTTGCCGTCGACGATCAGGTTGTACGCCTGAGCCACGCGGTCCCAGCGGTTGTCACGGTCCATGGCGAAGTAGCGGCCGACGATGCTGGCGATGCGACCCTTGCCGAGGGCCTGGAACGTCGCATCGAGCAGCTCGATCGACGACGCGGCGCTTTTCGGCGGGGTGTCACGGCCATCGAGGAAAGCGTGCAGGTAGATTTTTTCGGCGCCGCGCTTGAAGGCCAGCTCCGCCATGGCGATCAGGTGATCCTGGTGGCTGTGCACGCCGCCATCCGACAGCAGGCCCATGAAGTGCACGGCTTTACCCGCAGCCACGGCTTTATCCACAGCGGCGCAAATGGTCGGGTTTTCAAAGAACTCGCCGTCGCGGATCGATTTGGTCACGCGGGTGAAATCCTGATACACCACGCGGCCGGCGCCGAGGTTCATGTGGCCGACTTCGGAGTTGCCCATCTGACCGTCCGGCAGGCCGACGTCCATGCCGCTGCCCGAGATCAAGCCGTTCGGCACGGTGGCCCACAGGCGATCCAGCACGGGCTTCTTCGCCGCGAAAACGGCATTCGATTCGGGGCTGTCGCTGTGACCGAAGCCGTCGAGAATGATCAGGACCAAAGGTTTAGGCGTGGTAGTCATGGAATCCACTCGTGGCTAATAAAGAAGAAGGCGATGGAAAAGGGAGTTGGAGTTTAAAGCCAAGTTCAATCCACGTCACCGCCGGACGGGGTTTGGCCCACCATAGTGGCTGTGTATACTGGCCGACATTTTAACGCCCTGGAACCTCCTTCGATGGTTGCTCACCTGATTGAATTTGCCACTAACCACTACATTCTTGTCGGTATCTTCGTCGTACTGCTGGCTTTGCTGCTGGCGCACACGATGCAGGGCGGCGGTAAAAGCCTGAGCACCGGCGAGCTGACCGCACTGGTCAATAAAGAAGCAGGCGTGGTGGTGGACATCCGTCCGGCGAAAGATTTCGCTGCTGGCCACATCGTTGGCGCGATCAACATTCCTCAAGACAAGCTGGCCGCGCGCACTGGCGAGCTGGAAAAACACAAGGCCAAGACCATCATTCTGGTCGACGCCCTGGGCCAGACCGCCGGCACCCACGCCCGCGAACTGATGAAGAC
The sequence above is drawn from the Pseudomonas sp. FP2196 genome and encodes:
- the gpmI gene encoding 2,3-bisphosphoglycerate-independent phosphoglycerate mutase, which encodes MTTTPKPLVLIILDGFGHSDSPESNAVFAAKKPVLDRLWATVPNGLISGSGMDVGLPDGQMGNSEVGHMNLGAGRVVYQDFTRVTKSIRDGEFFENPTICAAVDKAVAAGKAVHFMGLLSDGGVHSHQDHLIAMAELAFKRGAEKIYLHAFLDGRDTPPKSAASSIELLDATFQALGKGRIASIVGRYFAMDRDNRWDRVAQAYNLIVDGNSQFNAATAQEGLEAAYARGESDEFVKATTIGEPVKVEDGDAVVFMNFRADRARELTRVFVEDDFNDFERARQPALAGFVMLTQYAASIPAPCAFAAGSLENVLGDYLAKNGKTQLRIAETEKYAHVTFFFSGGREEPFPGEERILIPSPKVATYDLQPEMSAPQVTDRIVDAIENQRYDVIVVNYANGDMVGHSGVFDAAVKAVECLDTCVGRIVEALEQVGGEALITADHGNVEQMADESTGQAHTAHTTEPVPFIYVGKRDLKVREGGVLADVAPTMLKLLGLEKPAEMTGTSILV
- a CDS encoding rhodanese-like domain-containing protein, giving the protein MVAHLIEFATNHYILVGIFVVLLALLLAHTMQGGGKSLSTGELTALVNKEAGVVVDIRPAKDFAAGHIVGAINIPQDKLAARTGELEKHKAKTIILVDALGQTAGTHARELMKTGFTAAKLSGGISSWKGDNLPLVK